In the genome of Serratia symbiotica (Periphyllus acericola), one region contains:
- the mutM gene encoding bifunctional DNA-formamidopyrimidine glycosylase/DNA-(apurinic or apyrimidinic site) lyase, which translates to MPELPEVETSRRGIEPYLVGHSIQYAIVRNARLRWPVSKQILMLSNQPVHSVQRRAKYLLIELEHGWIIVHQGMSGSLRMLRKENQYAADKHDHIDLVISNGMILRYTDPRRFGAWLWCEDLAASNVLVHLGPEPLSEAFNGTYLHKKSRNKRTRLKPWLMDNKLVVGVGNIYASESLFSAGILPDRQADSLSKTEAELLAVTIKNVLQRSIEQGGTTLRDFLQSDGKPGYFAQELQVYGRAGEPCRACGQPIESTKHGQRSTFFCRHCQC; encoded by the coding sequence ATACCTGAATTACCAGAGGTTGAAACCAGCCGACGCGGTATCGAACCTTATCTTGTCGGCCATAGCATTCAGTACGCGATAGTGCGTAATGCGCGCCTGCGTTGGCCGGTCTCCAAGCAGATCCTAATGCTGAGCAACCAGCCGGTACACAGCGTGCAGCGCCGTGCTAAATATCTGTTAATTGAGCTGGAACACGGCTGGATTATTGTCCATCAGGGCATGTCCGGTAGCTTGCGCATGCTGCGTAAAGAAAACCAATATGCAGCCGACAAGCACGATCACATTGACCTGGTGATCAGCAACGGCATGATCCTACGCTACACCGACCCACGCCGCTTCGGCGCTTGGCTATGGTGCGAGGATCTGGCAGCCAGCAATGTGTTAGTGCATCTGGGGCCAGAGCCGCTGAGCGAGGCGTTTAACGGTACCTATCTGCATAAAAAATCACGTAACAAGCGCACGCGGCTCAAACCCTGGCTAATGGATAACAAGCTGGTGGTAGGGGTTGGCAACATCTACGCCAGCGAGTCACTGTTTAGTGCTGGGATCTTGCCCGATCGCCAGGCGGACTCACTGAGCAAGACGGAAGCGGAACTGCTTGCGGTAACTATCAAGAATGTATTGCAGCGTTCTATCGAGCAAGGAGGAACTACGCTACGCGACTTCCTGCAATCAGACGGCAAGCCGGGGTATTTCGCTCAGGAATTACAGGTGTATGGGCGGGCGGGGGAACCTTGCCGCGCCTGTGGCCAGCCGATAGAATCCACCAAGCATGGGCAACGTAGCACTTTTTTCTGCCGCCATTGCCAATGTTAA
- a CDS encoding DedA family protein: MDIIKELLHALWQQDFDTLANSSLVWTLYALLFMILFLENGLLPAAFLPGDSLLFLVGVLIAKGTMNFPLTILILTVAASLGCWVSYIQGKWLGNTRTVQGWLSHLPTHYHQRAHQLFHRHGLSALLVCRFLAFIRTLLPTIAGLSGLSNARFQFFNWMSGLLWVLILTSLGFALGKTAVFRKYEDQLMFCLMLLPLVLLVIGLVGSLIVLWRKKRADSHNQALLNKSDLE; the protein is encoded by the coding sequence ATGGACATCATTAAAGAACTGTTACATGCCTTATGGCAGCAGGATTTTGATACGCTGGCGAACTCTTCACTAGTGTGGACCCTTTATGCCCTATTATTTATGATCCTGTTTTTGGAAAATGGCCTGTTGCCAGCCGCCTTCCTGCCGGGTGATAGCCTGCTATTTCTGGTGGGCGTTTTGATCGCCAAAGGCACCATGAATTTCCCGCTGACCATTCTGATCCTAACCGTCGCCGCCAGCCTGGGGTGCTGGGTTAGTTACATACAGGGTAAATGGCTCGGCAATACGCGAACGGTGCAAGGTTGGCTGTCGCATTTGCCTACTCATTATCACCAACGGGCGCATCAATTGTTCCACCGCCATGGCCTTTCCGCCTTACTGGTTTGCCGCTTCTTGGCGTTTATCCGCACACTGTTGCCGACCATTGCTGGCCTCTCTGGCTTGAGCAACGCGCGCTTCCAATTTTTTAACTGGATGAGCGGCCTGCTGTGGGTGCTCATCCTGACCTCACTTGGTTTCGCGTTGGGTAAAACCGCGGTATTCCGCAAATATGAAGACCAACTGATGTTCTGTCTGATGCTGCTGCCACTGGTATTGCTGGTGATCGGGTTGGTTGGCTCGCTGATCGTGCTGTGGCGCAAAAAGCGCGCAGACAGCCATAACCAGGCGTTGTTGAATAAATCGGATTTGGAATAA
- the rpmG gene encoding 50S ribosomal protein L33 produces the protein MAKAVREKIKLVSSAGTGHFYTTTKNKRTKPEKLELKKFDPVVRQHVIYKEAKIK, from the coding sequence ATGGCTAAAGCTGTTCGCGAGAAGATCAAGCTGGTTTCTTCTGCTGGTACTGGTCACTTTTATACCACCACGAAGAACAAGCGTACTAAGCCGGAAAAATTGGAACTGAAGAAATTCGATCCAGTCGTCCGCCAGCATGTGATTTACAAAGAAGCTAAAATTAAATGA
- the coaD gene encoding pantetheine-phosphate adenylyltransferase encodes MFRKAIYPGTFDPMTNGHLDLVTRASLMFDHVVLAIAASSSKKPLFNLEKRVELATQVTSHLDNVEVLGFSELMAHFAAHHNANILVRGLRAVSDFEYEMQLANMNRHLMPTLESIFLMPSEECSFISSSLVKEVARHGGDIAPFLPGVATQALMEKLAAK; translated from the coding sequence ATGTTCCGCAAAGCCATCTATCCCGGGACGTTCGATCCCATGACCAACGGCCACCTGGACTTAGTTACGCGTGCGTCATTAATGTTTGATCATGTGGTTCTGGCGATTGCCGCTAGCTCGAGCAAAAAGCCACTATTCAACCTGGAAAAAAGGGTAGAGTTGGCGACCCAAGTCACCTCGCATCTGGATAATGTCGAAGTACTGGGCTTCAGCGAGTTAATGGCGCACTTTGCCGCGCATCATAATGCCAATATCCTGGTGCGCGGCCTGCGTGCGGTATCCGACTTTGAATACGAAATGCAGTTGGCGAACATGAACCGCCATCTGATGCCAACTCTGGAAAGCATATTCCTGATGCCGTCCGAAGAGTGCTCGTTTATCTCTTCCTCACTGGTGAAGGAAGTGGCCCGCCATGGTGGGGATATCGCGCCTTTCCTGCCAGGTGTGGCCACCCAAGCGCTGATGGAAAAGCTTGCCGCCAAATAA
- the coaBC gene encoding bifunctional phosphopantothenoylcysteine decarboxylase/phosphopantothenate--cysteine ligase CoaBC, producing the protein MITGLSGKHIVLGISGGIAAYKCPELVRRLHDGGAEVRVAMTDAAKAFITPLTLQAVSGYPVYDDLLEPTAEAAMGHIELGKWADLIILAPATADLLARITVGMANDLLTTVCLATKALIAAVPAMNQQMYHAAATQANLQTLQARGMLLWGPDSGRQACGDVGPGRMLNPQEIVDLANGYFSTPHDLQHLQVMITAGPTREALDPVRFISNHSSGKMGFAIARTAAARGAQVTLITGPVSLPTPPWVTRVDVTSALEMEQAVQQRAAQQNIFISCAAVADYRAEQIDDEKIKKQGNELVLKMVKNPDIVAGVAAMTENRPFVVGFAAETQNMEEYAHQKLVCKKLDLICANNVSLAEHGFDSNTNALHLFWQGGEKHLSLSDKTRLGQCLIDEILSRYDEKNRR; encoded by the coding sequence ATGATAACGGGACTTTCCGGCAAACATATTGTGCTTGGTATCAGTGGCGGTATTGCTGCGTATAAATGCCCTGAGTTGGTGCGCCGCCTGCACGACGGAGGCGCGGAGGTGCGGGTGGCAATGACCGACGCCGCCAAGGCGTTCATAACGCCGCTGACGTTACAGGCTGTGTCCGGCTACCCCGTTTACGACGATCTGCTGGAGCCTACCGCTGAAGCCGCTATGGGCCATATTGAGTTGGGCAAATGGGCTGACCTGATAATTCTGGCACCAGCGACCGCTGACCTGCTGGCGCGCATTACCGTCGGCATGGCCAATGATCTGCTGACTACCGTCTGTCTGGCCACCAAAGCGCTCATTGCCGCCGTTCCCGCCATGAACCAGCAGATGTACCACGCCGCCGCCACCCAAGCCAACCTGCAAACGCTACAAGCGCGCGGTATGCTGCTCTGGGGTCCAGATAGCGGTAGACAAGCCTGCGGCGATGTCGGCCCGGGCCGTATGCTCAACCCACAAGAAATCGTCGATCTGGCGAACGGCTATTTTTCCACACCGCATGATTTGCAACATTTACAAGTTATGATCACCGCTGGCCCCACGCGTGAAGCGCTGGATCCGGTGCGCTTCATCAGCAACCACAGCTCCGGAAAAATGGGCTTTGCTATTGCCCGCACGGCTGCTGCCCGTGGTGCGCAGGTCACGTTGATTACCGGGCCAGTCAGCTTGCCAACGCCGCCGTGGGTCACCCGTGTGGACGTCACCAGCGCACTGGAGATGGAACAGGCGGTGCAACAGCGCGCTGCTCAGCAGAACATTTTCATTTCTTGTGCTGCTGTCGCCGATTATCGTGCTGAACAGATCGACGATGAAAAAATCAAAAAACAAGGTAATGAACTCGTACTCAAGATGGTAAAAAACCCCGACATCGTCGCCGGTGTGGCAGCAATGACTGAAAACCGACCTTTTGTCGTAGGATTTGCCGCCGAAACCCAGAATATGGAAGAATATGCACACCAAAAACTGGTGTGTAAGAAGCTGGATTTAATTTGTGCTAATAATGTATCGCTTGCAGAGCATGGGTTCGACAGTAACACCAATGCGCTGCACCTTTTTTGGCAGGGTGGAGAAAAGCACCTTTCGCTGAGTGACAAAACACGCCTTGGTCAATGTTTAATCGATGAGATACTCAGCCGTTATGATGAAAAAAATCGACGTTAA
- the dut gene encoding dUTP diphosphatase, with the protein MMKKIDVKILDPRIGQDFLLPTYATPGSAGLDLRACMEGTVALMPGETKLLPTGLAIHIADANLAAVILPRSGIGHKHGVVLGNLVGLIDSDYQGQLMISVWNRGQAPFIIEPGERIAQMVFVPVVQAEFNLVEEFDSSERGTGGFGHSGRH; encoded by the coding sequence ATGATGAAAAAAATCGACGTTAAGATCCTTGACCCTCGTATTGGTCAGGATTTCCTACTACCGACCTACGCTACTCCGGGTTCCGCCGGGCTAGATCTGCGTGCCTGCATGGAAGGCACGGTGGCGCTGATGCCCGGTGAAACTAAGCTGCTACCTACCGGTTTGGCAATTCATATCGCTGATGCCAACTTGGCAGCGGTGATACTGCCACGATCCGGCATCGGCCATAAGCACGGCGTGGTGTTGGGCAACCTAGTTGGCCTGATCGACTCAGATTATCAGGGGCAGTTGATGATTTCCGTTTGGAATCGCGGTCAGGCACCCTTCATCATTGAACCGGGTGAGCGTATTGCGCAGATGGTCTTTGTGCCGGTGGTGCAGGCTGAGTTCAACTTGGTGGAAGAGTTTGACAGCAGCGAACGCGGTACTGGCGGCTTTGGCCACTCTGGCCGCCACTAA
- the rph gene encoding ribonuclease PH: MRPVGRAPQHVRPLTLTRHYTKHAEGSVLVEFGDTKVLCTATVEEGVPRFLKGLGQGWITAEYSMLPRSTHSRNVREAAKGKQGGRTLEIQRLIARSLRAVVDLKKLGEFTIILDCDVLQADGGTRTASISGTCVALIDALNALVANGKLKANPMKGLVAAVYVGILNGEALCDLEYVEDSAAETDMNVVMMEDGRMIDVQGTAEGEPFSHDELMALLTLARGGIETIFQAQKAALAG, from the coding sequence ATGCGCCCTGTAGGCAGAGCACCACAACACGTTCGCCCACTGACATTGACCCGTCACTATACCAAACATGCTGAAGGCTCCGTGCTAGTTGAGTTTGGCGATACCAAAGTTTTGTGCACCGCCACGGTGGAGGAGGGCGTGCCACGCTTCCTGAAAGGCCTGGGCCAGGGGTGGATCACCGCTGAATACAGCATGTTGCCGCGCTCCACTCACAGCCGTAATGTGCGCGAAGCTGCCAAAGGCAAACAGGGTGGTCGTACACTAGAAATTCAACGCCTGATCGCCCGTTCGTTACGCGCCGTAGTGGATCTGAAAAAGCTGGGTGAGTTTACCATCATCCTCGACTGTGATGTATTACAGGCTGATGGTGGCACTCGCACCGCTTCCATTTCTGGGACCTGCGTTGCGCTGATTGATGCGCTGAATGCACTGGTCGCTAACGGCAAACTGAAAGCTAACCCGATGAAGGGTTTGGTGGCGGCGGTTTACGTTGGCATCCTCAACGGTGAAGCGCTATGCGATTTGGAGTACGTTGAAGACTCCGCCGCCGAGACCGACATGAACGTGGTGATGATGGAAGATGGCCGGATGATCGACGTGCAAGGCACCGCCGAAGGTGAGCCGTTTAGCCACGATGAACTAATGGCATTATTGACACTGGCTCGGGGGGGCATCGAGACCATCTTCCAGGCGCAGAAAGCGGCGCTGGCGGGCTGA
- a CDS encoding YicC/YloC family endoribonuclease produces MIRSMTAYARCEIKGEWGSAAWELRSVNQRYLETYIRLPEQFRSLEPVIRERIRGRLTRGKVECNLRFELDPSSQSLMSLNEKLAKQLVEAANWVKMQSDEGEIDPIDVLRWPGVMSSAEQDLDAISGELMQALDGALDDFITVREREGTELKALIEQRLNGVSAEVIKVRTQMPNILQWQRERLVSKLEEAQVQLENTRLEQELVLMAQRIDVAEELDRLEAHVKETLNILKKKEAVGRRLDFMMQEFNRESNTLASKSINADVTTSAIELKVLIEQMREQIQNIE; encoded by the coding sequence ATGATCCGTAGTATGACTGCCTATGCCAGGTGTGAAATCAAGGGCGAATGGGGCAGCGCGGCATGGGAACTGCGTTCCGTGAACCAGCGCTACTTAGAAACCTATATCCGCCTGCCAGAACAATTTCGCAGCCTAGAGCCGGTGATCCGGGAACGTATCCGTGGCCGTTTGACCCGTGGCAAAGTGGAGTGCAATCTGCGCTTCGAGCTGGATCCGAGCTCACAAAGCTTAATGAGCTTGAACGAAAAACTGGCTAAGCAACTAGTCGAAGCAGCCAATTGGGTGAAAATGCAGAGCGACGAAGGGGAAATCGACCCGATCGACGTGCTGCGCTGGCCAGGCGTGATGTCCTCTGCGGAGCAAGATCTGGACGCCATCAGCGGCGAGTTGATGCAGGCGTTGGACGGCGCACTGGATGACTTCATCACTGTGCGCGAGAGAGAAGGCACCGAGCTAAAAGCCTTAATCGAACAACGCCTCAATGGTGTCAGTGCTGAAGTGATCAAAGTGCGCACCCAGATGCCAAACATTTTACAGTGGCAACGTGAGCGGTTGGTCAGCAAGCTGGAAGAAGCCCAAGTGCAGTTGGAAAACACCCGCCTGGAGCAAGAGCTAGTGCTGATGGCACAGCGCATTGATGTTGCCGAAGAGCTGGATCGCCTGGAAGCGCACGTGAAGGAAACGCTCAACATCCTGAAGAAAAAAGAAGCCGTAGGCCGTCGCCTCGACTTTATGATGCAGGAGTTCAACCGCGAATCGAACACGCTGGCTTCCAAATCGATCAATGCTGATGTCACCACCTCAGCCATTGAGCTGAAGGTTCTAATCGAGCAAATGCGCGAACAGATTCAGAATATCGAATAA
- the rpmB gene encoding 50S ribosomal protein L28 — MSRVCQVSGKRPASGNNRSHAMNATKRRFLPNLHSHRFWVEAEKRFVTLRLSAKGMRVIDKKGIEAVLAGLRARGEKY; from the coding sequence ATGTCCCGAGTCTGCCAAGTTTCTGGCAAGCGCCCAGCGAGCGGTAACAACCGCTCCCACGCAATGAACGCGACAAAACGCCGTTTCCTGCCTAACCTGCACTCACACCGTTTTTGGGTTGAGGCTGAGAAGCGCTTTGTAACTTTGCGTTTATCTGCTAAAGGTATGCGTGTTATCGATAAAAAGGGTATAGAGGCAGTCCTGGCCGGTCTGCGTGCCCGTGGTGAGAAGTATTAA